From a region of the Bacteroidota bacterium genome:
- a CDS encoding NAD-dependent epimerase/dehydratase family protein produces MHVFLTGATGFVGSYVLEALIEAGHTVRCLMRDTTAPLKISHDGIEKVKGDVTKPKTLTGLLRGCDAVIHLVGIIQENSRAGITFERMHLDATKNVVDEAKASEIDYFIQMSANGARASGVSGYQTTKWQAEQYVQKANFGHWTIFRPSVIFGAPMPGQPEFTSQLTETLVLAFPILPVFGDGAYQMQPVAVTDVANAFVQALTLETAKNQIYPVAGPVAYAYTEILDILAEGAGISPKPQLKQPLWLVRPLIHTVGKLGVLPITPDQFEMLIEGNTCDPTAFYRDFELERVPFTAANLTYLQKGRATAA; encoded by the coding sequence ATGCATGTATTCTTGACAGGCGCAACAGGTTTTGTTGGCTCCTATGTGCTCGAAGCACTCATCGAAGCCGGTCACACAGTGCGCTGTCTCATGCGCGACACAACAGCACCGCTCAAAATCTCACATGACGGGATTGAAAAGGTCAAAGGGGATGTCACCAAACCCAAAACCCTCACCGGGCTGTTGCGTGGATGCGATGCGGTGATACACCTTGTAGGTATTATCCAGGAAAACTCGCGTGCCGGCATCACCTTCGAGCGTATGCATTTGGATGCAACCAAAAACGTGGTTGACGAAGCCAAAGCTTCCGAAATTGATTATTTTATCCAGATGAGCGCCAACGGTGCACGCGCATCCGGCGTTTCAGGATACCAAACCACCAAGTGGCAGGCAGAGCAATATGTCCAGAAAGCCAATTTTGGTCACTGGACTATTTTTCGGCCTTCTGTAATTTTTGGCGCCCCAATGCCGGGCCAACCGGAATTCACCTCACAGTTAACCGAAACGCTGGTATTGGCCTTTCCTATCCTGCCTGTGTTTGGAGACGGCGCCTATCAAATGCAGCCGGTAGCTGTGACGGACGTAGCCAATGCTTTTGTGCAAGCATTAACCCTCGAAACAGCCAAAAACCAGATCTATCCTGTTGCCGGCCCCGTGGCTTACGCCTATACAGAAATACTGGATATTCTTGCAGAAGGAGCCGGCATATCACCCAAACCACAGTTAAAACAACCCCTTTGGTTGGTTCGCCCGCTGATCCACACTGTTGGTAAACTTGGTGTACTCCCCATCACACCGGATCAGTTTGAAATGCTGATTGAAGGCAATACGTGTGATCCTACAGCATTCTATCGAGATTTTGAACTGGAGCGCGTACCGTTTACTGCTGCAAATCTGACCTACCTGCAAAAAGGCCGTGCTACGGCGGCATGA
- a CDS encoding ATP-dependent 6-phosphofructokinase, whose amino-acid sequence MAKRLRVGVITGGGDCPGLNAVIRAVAKSLIVQHNAEVLGFEDGFQGLIEERIRPLDYQDVSGILTRGGTILGTSNKANPFSYYRRGDADVSSQVTKFVRTLGLDGLVVIGGDGTMSISHRLQQLGINIVGVPKTIDNDLVATERTFGFDSAVAVATEAIDRLHTTAQSHHRVMIVETMGRYAGWIALYAGVAGGADVILVPEFEYEIDEIVRVCKEREVGGQKFTIIVVAEGSKPVGGSMVVRELIEDSPDPIRLGGIGNMLENQLEVHLRSEIRTTILGHTQRGGTPTPFDRNLATAFGAYAASMVAAGEYGRMVALQQNRLTTVALENIAGKVRTIPHDAAMLITAMAVGTSFGVSNLDSRFLGTEISTAVT is encoded by the coding sequence ATGGCAAAACGTTTACGCGTAGGGGTGATTACAGGAGGCGGTGATTGTCCAGGACTCAATGCCGTGATCCGTGCTGTGGCCAAAAGTCTGATTGTGCAGCATAACGCAGAAGTTCTCGGGTTTGAAGATGGGTTTCAAGGGCTCATAGAAGAACGTATTCGCCCGTTGGACTATCAGGATGTAAGCGGCATCCTTACACGAGGCGGCACCATTCTCGGCACAAGCAACAAAGCCAATCCGTTCAGCTATTACCGCCGGGGTGATGCAGATGTATCTTCGCAAGTCACCAAGTTTGTACGCACCCTCGGCCTTGATGGCCTGGTTGTGATTGGCGGGGATGGCACCATGTCGATATCACATCGGCTGCAGCAGTTGGGCATCAACATTGTCGGGGTACCCAAAACCATCGACAACGACCTTGTTGCTACAGAGCGTACCTTTGGATTTGATTCTGCAGTAGCCGTGGCCACGGAGGCAATTGACCGGCTACACACAACAGCGCAGAGCCATCACCGGGTTATGATTGTAGAAACAATGGGCAGATATGCCGGCTGGATTGCCCTGTATGCAGGCGTAGCCGGCGGCGCTGATGTTATCCTTGTGCCCGAATTTGAATACGAGATTGACGAAATTGTCCGTGTCTGTAAGGAGCGGGAAGTTGGTGGGCAGAAATTCACCATCATTGTGGTTGCTGAAGGCAGCAAGCCTGTAGGCGGATCGATGGTGGTACGCGAACTGATTGAAGACAGTCCGGACCCCATTCGCCTTGGCGGCATCGGGAATATGCTGGAAAATCAGCTGGAGGTCCATTTACGAAGCGAAATCAGGACCACCATTCTGGGGCACACGCAGCGAGGCGGTACACCAACACCGTTTGACCGCAATTTAGCCACTGCTTTTGGTGCCTATGCAGCATCTATGGTTGCTGCCGGCGAGTACGGCAGAATGGTCGCACTCCAACAAAACCGCCTGACAACCGTAGCCCTCGAAAACATTGCGGGTAAAGTACGCACCATCCCGCATGACGCAGCCATGTTAATCACGGCAATGGCTGTTGGGACCTCTTTTGGTGTATCTAATCTTGATAGCCGTTTCCTCGGGACAGAAATCTCGACGGCAGTCACTTGA